ATGGATATCTCTGATGCCGAAAGTATTCCATTTAGAATAATCAGGGCTAAAATAATAATTGCTTCGGTAAGCATAATGAGTTGAAGTTTTTGCTACGGCTAATTTACGGAAAAGACTAGCTAAATAGTAGGATTATTATAATTATGTGGAACGTTCATAAAAAAAGCCGTATTGCTTTCAATACGGCTTTTATAATAGTGAGCGTGTCTTTTTAATTACATTCCACTATCATCTAACATAAAAGTGTTTTTCTTGGTTTTCCACTTTCCTTTAGTGAAATCAGGGAATTCCAAGGTACTATTTCCTTTCGCAATAGACTCGGTAGATAAAGGAAATACTGCACTCATGGTTACAGAATCGTATACATCAATTGGCGTCTGTACCTTTTGTTTCACGGATTGAATGAACGCATTGAATACAAACCAGTCCATACCGCCATGACCAGAACCATTTGCTAATTCTTCATATTTTTTCCAAATTGGGTGGTCATATTTCTTTACCCATTCGTCTGCAGGATCCCACGTGTGCGGTTTAGATTTACCTTCGATATGTATACCCTTGGCAACATCCATCCAAATTCCATCTGTTCCTTGTACGCGAAAACCGATAGAATAGGGTCTTGGTAAGTGTGTATCGTGCGTCAATAGCATGGTTTCTCCATTCGCACATTGTAACATCGTTTGAGTGATATCCCCATTTTTGTAATTGATTTTACCATTAGGGTGCCCTGGTGCAACTTTATTGACATATGCCGCCAATCCACGCGCTTTGCTTGAGTAAGAAGTAATATGCGTGAATCTGTTTCCTTTGTTTATGTCTACAAATTGCATGATCGGGCCTAAACCATGAGTAGGGTAAAGATCGCCGTCTTGGTCGATGTTGAATTGTGTGCGCCATTGCGCCTCTGAAATTGCTTTTGGACCATACTCGACTCCGTGACCGTAATAATTTTTTCCGTCGTTGAAAAGCACTTCACGTAAATCATGTTGATAGCCCCCTTCAAGATGTAATAATTCACCGAAAAGTCCCTGTCTATGCATGTTTAATACAGCAAGTACATCGCGCCGAAACGCTACATTTTCCAATGTCATGTAAGGTTTTCCGGTTTCTTCGGAAACTTTGACAACGTCCCAATGATCTTGCACAGTTAAACCGGCAATAACCTCACAGCCTACATATAATCCTGCCTTCATTGCGTCAATGGATTGGTCTTTGTGAAACTGCCAAGGAGTGGCAATAATAACGGCATCTAACTTTTCACTGCTTAACATCTTTTTGTAAGACTCTTTACCGCCAGTATATTCTTTTGGAAGTTTAGTTCCCTTTGCATTAAATTGTTTACGGCATTGGGCTAATGATTCTTCTTGAGTGTCACAGATCGCCACAATTTCTAGATCATCTCTATTTAGTGCAATTTGCACATGATTACGTCCTCGAAGACCTACGCCAATAAACCCAATTTTTATCTTACCATTTGTTTGTGCAAATAAGTCTGTACTTGAAAGGACACCGATTCCAGCTGTAGTGATGGCAGTCGACCTTATGAAATTTCTTCTATCCATTGTTTTGAGATATAGGGAGTTTGTATATTAGTTATTTACTTGTTAAAACAGTCTGTTGGACTGGCTATGCTAAACAAATATATTATTTCATTTGTGATAAATGAATGTGCAAACGTTTGCTTAATTTTAATAAATTTCATGCAAACGTTTGATTGAAATAAAAATTATCATTTATTAATTCAATTTGTGATATTGCAAGCACATTGATGATTTAAAAACATAGTTTAATGTCTGATTTTAACCAATTAGTAATAGAGCGCGCAGCAAAACAATTCACATTAGGAGGAGATATCATTTCGGTGCAACCATTTGGTTCTGGTCATATCAACGATACTTACCGAGTAATGACTACTGAATATACCCAGGTATCGTACTTATTGCAACGGATTAATCACCATGTTTTCCCTAATGTGGATGGATTAATGCATAATATAGCGCTAGTTACCAAACATCTTAGCGAAAAAGTTAAAGTCGCAAAGGGCAAAAGAGTCAGTGATCACGTATTAACCATTGTCCCTACAATAGACGGGAATCTGTATATCCAAGATGATCCTGGAAATTATTGGCGTATGTTTATCTTAATTGAAGATACGAAGAGTTATGATATTGTAGAAACTGAAATTCAAGCAGCGGAGGGCGGGCGTGCTTTTGGTCTTTTCCAAAAGCAGTTGTCGGATTTGGATGCGTCACTGATCATTGAAGTTCTTCCTAACTTTCATAATATAGATTTTAGACTTGAAAATCTTCGGAAAGCGATTGCTAAAGACACCTGTAAGCGCGTAGCATTGGTGAAGGACAGATTAGATTTTATTTTTAGCCGCGAAGATCGGATGCAAACCATTCTTCAACTTGGTAGCAAGGGTAAACTTCCCCTGCGCATAACCCATAATGATACCAAGTTTAATAATGTGCTCTTGGATCATCATGATAAAATGCAATGCGTGATAGATTTGGATACGGTAATGCCTGGATATGTTGCGTACGACTTCGGTGATGCTATTCGGACGATTATAAATCCTGTTGCGGAAGATGAAATCGATGTATCTAAAATTAGCCTTAATTTGGCTTTGTATAAAGCTTATGCAGAAGGTTATCTCGAAGAAGCTAATGACTTTTTGACTACTTTGGAAAAAGAAACATTGGTAGATGGGGCTTTTTTATTGCCTTTTATGCAAGGCGTACGTTTTTTAACGGACTATTTGGAAGGCGACCATTATTACAAAACAAAGTACGAGGATCACAATCTCGTGCGTACGAATACGCAACTGAAGCTGGTAGAAGAGATGGAAAGGAATGAAGCGTTTATGCGTAAGGTTGTTTTTGATTGCATTTAACAATTTTATACCTTTAATCATCTTGGAAGCTTCCATCAAGTCGATGAAGCTTCTTTTTTTCAAAAAACAAAGTTGAATGAAGAAATTGACTATTTTGCCTATTGCAGCTGATTTGACAAAAAATCTTGATTATAAGACCTTGTCAGAGCTCATGAGTGATCTCAAAACACAATCGCTGAGTTGTAACAACTGGAGCGAATCCTTTCCATACAGACCCGAAGTACAATTTAAAATTGGTTACACAGCGGAGTACCTAGTGTTGCAATACGAGGTCATCGAAGAACAGCTTCGCGGCAACTATTCTGAAGCCAATCAAAATGTATGGGAAGACAGCTGTGTGGAATTTTTTGTGTCATTTGATGGTTGTAAGCATTATTACAACATAGAATTTAATTTAATTGGAACTGGATTGATCGGTTATGGTACTGCCGAAAAAGCAGCAAGAAATAGGTTAGATACGAGTGAGATAGAAAAGGTTCGTACCTTTTCCTTAATAATGCGTAATGGTAGTGATAAGCGATGGACGATGATTGAGGTAATCCCGCTTTCTATATTTAAGTTTGACGAACTTGTAAACTTGAAAGGTAAAAAAATTCATGGTAATTTCTATAAATGTGGTGATCACCTCAAACAGCCACATTTTATCTCCTGGAATAAAATAGAAAATCCAACTCCTAATTTCCATCTGCCTCAATTCTTTGGCGAAATGGTTTTTGGTTAGGCGTGGAATCTAATTCCGGTCCATTTTTTTAGCGCCAGCTTTTTAACTAAGGATTTTGTTTGACACGGTTAGGCTATTTGACGTCTGATGTAGCAATTGTGTCGAAATCTGTAGTGTAAAACTTTTTTAGCGTCACAGTAGAAGCAATATTTTTTTTAATTTAATTTGGTGTTTCTTAAAATATTGTTTCTTAGTGTTTTGTGTAAGGTAAAGAAGTCGATGAACAAAATTATTCTTTCGTTATATCAAAGAATGTTACCTTTGTGACCTTGATGAGTGCAGTTAATGAAAATGTGAAAAAAATCAACTAATTATTCTTAGTAATTGTTGTAAGTTACATTTTTATAAGTTATCTTTGCACCTCAATAATTGAATATACGTAATCATAATAATAATGAAAAAAGATTTGCATCCTTCAAATTACAGATTAGTTGTATTTAAAGATATGTCAAATGACTATGCTTTTATTACAAAATCTTGTGTTGATACTAAAGAAACTATCACATGGGAAGATGGTAATGAGTATCCAGTTGTAAAACTAGAGATCTCTCACACATCACACCCTTTCTATACAGGTAAAATGAAATTGGTTGATACTGCCGGTCGTATCGATAAATTCCGTAGCCGTTACAACAAAAAATAATTGTAGCAGATCTGTATATTACAATATTAAAAACTCGATAAATATGATTTGTCGAGTTTTTTTTATTATTTTTAGGTTGTGAAAATCTCCTTTACCGATTGCTTTGATGCTATCCATATGTTGGACAGGCATATTTCCAATTTGACTACTTTCAACAAAAAGGCTCTTTATCCCCTCACTTTCATTAAATCTTGTTTAGATCTGCGGGTCGGTGTGCTCACTTTACGAGAAAAATGGAAAAAAATAGGTTCTACATATAGTGTTCAGTTCGTTGGCAACTGGGATCATGAGGAAGGGCTTATATTTGTATCCGAAAATCTTGTTCCTTCAACTGCATTAATGGAAGCGTTAAAAAAAATCGATATTGGTGAAGTACTGGTGCAGGATGGCTATGTGTTATGTTGTCGTTATACTTGTACTGGCTTTTACCGCGTAACGGAAATAGGATGTGATGTTAGTATTTTAAAAGGAGTCGAAGACCTGTTTTTATTGAATGGCCCGGAAATAACAAGGGATTTTGATTTGTTGATTGAAGATGTTAAGTTGCCATGCATATCTGAAACAAATCAAGTGCTGGGTAATCATATTTTTATTGCGCATAATGTTAGCATGGAATGTGCAACACTTAATTCACTTCACGGTCCAATATATATTGATGAAGGTGTTACAATCATGGAAGGAGCTCATTTACGTGGTCCTTTATACCTTGGGAGAGGATCGGTTGTAAAAATGGGAACTACCATTTATGGTAATGTTTCTGTGGGAGAACAGGCGGTGGTCGGTGGAGAGATCGGTAATTCGGTTATTGGTGACTTTTCGGCTAAGGGGCATCATGGTTATCTAGGCTGCTCAGTCATCGGGGATTGGTGTAATCTGGGGGCAGGAACATCCAATTCTAATCTAAAGAATAACTTGAAAACGGTCGCTATTTATGATTATGCGTTAAATCGCGACAGGGATACGGGGCTGTTAAAGTGTGGATCATTTATTGGTGATTATACGCGTATCGGCATTAATTCGGCTTTAAATACGGGTACTGTAATTGGTCTTGCAAGCATGCTGGCAGATACAAGTTTTTATGCTAAATTTGTACCGTCATTTGCCTGGGTGTTTGGAGGGCGTACAGAGACCTACGAATTTGATAAATTCATAGCATATTTGGAGGCTTTATATGCTTCGAAAGGGAAGGTGCTCACAGAGCAGATTAAAGATAAATTGATTCAACTTAACAAGAAATATAATTAAATCGTAAAATCATGCGTAAAAAAATCGTAGCTGGTAATTGGAAAATGAATTTGGACTATCAATCAGGATTAAGTTTATTTTCCGAAATTATCAATATGGCCAAAGATGAAGTGATTGGAAATCAAGAATTGGTTGTGTGCAGCCCATTTATCCATTTGTCAAGTCTCGGACAACTGTCTAAAAATGTGGCAAATGTAAATATCGGTGCACAGAATATTCATCAAGCTGAGTCTGGAGCCTATACAGGTGAAATTTCAGCGTCTCAGGTAAAATCAGTCGGTGCTTCACATGTTATTTTAGGCCATTCCGAAAGACGTGCTTATTTTGGTGAAACAGATGCATTATTGGCATCAAAAGTAGATATTGCTCTGAAACATAGCTTAGCTCCAATTTTTTGTATTGGAGAAACAAAGGAAGAACGTGAATCTGGTGCTTTCTTCGATGTTATTAAAACACAATTGACTGCGGGCTTATTCCACTTGTCGAAAGAAGAGTTTGGAGCAGTTGTGTTGGCGTATGAACCTGTATGGGCTATTGGTACGGGATTAACAGCGAGTCCTGAGCAAGCACAGGAGGTACATAATTTCATCCGTAAGGTTCTCGCTGATCACTATGGCCAGGAGGTTGCTGATGATACGAGTATTCTTTATGGAGGATCTTGTAATCCTGGCAATGCGAAAGAGCTATTTGCTCAGGCAGATATTGACGGTGGTTTGATTGGAGGGGCATCTTTAAAATCTAGAGATTTTATTGATATCGCTAAAGTATTTAACGGCTAATTTTTAGAAATGAAATACATAGAGGTTATCTTTCAAATGCGATCAGGTGAAGAGTGGCAAAAGGATTTGTTGATATCTGATTTAGCTGATATTGGCTTTGATACTTTTGAGGATACCGAATCTGGATTTGCAGCCTATATTCCGGCTGCAAATCTTGACTTGCAGGCGTTAGAAACGTTGATGATGCAGCCGTATGAAGGTTTAGAGGTCGATTATAAAGTGCAGGAAATAGAAAATCAGAATTGGAACAAACTCTGGGAAAGTAACTTTAACCCAATTGAGGTTGGTGGACAATGCTACGTGCGCGCCACTTTTCATGCGGCAAGAACGGAATTTCCATACGAAATTATTATAGACCCGAAGATGTCTTTCGGAACAGGTCACCATCAGACAACGTCGATGATGCTCCAGTATATTTTGGAGAATGATTTTAGTAGAAAGCAAGTTTTGGACATGGGCTGTGGTACAGGAATCCTGGCAATTCTGGCATCAAAGAAGGGAGCTGACGCTGTATTGGCGGTAGATTATGATGAAATTTGTGTGGAAAGTGTAATTGAAAATAGAGTGCTTAATCATGTTGAGGATATTAAGGCGCTCTGTGGGTCTTACGAGCTATTGGAAGGTCGGAGCTTTGATGTAATTTTGGCAAATATTAATCGTAATATATTGTTAGAGCAATTGCCGCAATATGGGCTGAGTATCCACACAGGAGGAGAGTTATACCTAAGTGGTTTCTATGAGCAAGAAGATTTACCAATCTTAATAGATGCAGCGACATTATTAGGTTTTGAGTTTATCTCCAATAAGGTTTTAAACAATTGGTGTGCAGCCAAATTTGTGAAACGGTAATTTACTATGCGGATTCATTTTATAGCGGTAGGTGGTAGTGTGATGCATAACCTTGCTATTTCATTGGCAAAACAAGGGCATCAAGTAACAGGTTCAGACGATCAGATCGTGGAGCCTTCTCGTTCTCATCTAATTGAAGCAGGATTACTTCCTGATCAACTCGGGTGGTTTGACGAAAGAGTGACTGAGGATATCGATGCTGTTATCTTAGGAGCACATGCACAAGCTGATAATCCTGAGCTAAAGCGGGCACAAGCATTGGGTCTCAAAATTTATTCTTTTCCAGAATTTATTCAAGAGCTTTCGCAAGATAAAATTAGAGTAGTTATTGCTGGGAGTTACGGTAAGACAACTATTACGAGCATGGTCATGCACGTGATGCGATTCTTAGGTAAAGAATTTGACTATTTAGTAGGAGCGCAGCTAAGAGGCTTTGATAAGTTGGTGGATATCACCAAACATAACAAGATTATTATTATCGAAGGAGATGAATATGTTTCATCTAAGATTGACCCTAAATCTAAATTCTTGTATTATAAACCCAACATAGCCCTGATTTCGGGTATTATGTGGAATGAGTTTAATTCGAAAATATCCCAAGAGGAATATATTAAACAATTTGAAGATTTTATTGATTCAATTCCGCCTAAAGGTACGCTAATATATAATAAAGAAGACCTCGTTTTACAGAAAGTACTGCAAGATACGAAAGATTGTAAGATCAATAGACATGGTTATAAAATTCCTGATTATACGATTAATAAAGGTGTAACGTATATCAATACGCCAGATGGTGATGTTCCATTGCAGGTATTCGGTAAGCACAACCTATCTAATATTGCAGGAGCATATACGATTTGCGAATGGTTGGGAATTAAAAAGAAAGAATTCTTTGAAGCGATCAAAAGCTTTAATACTTCGATTCGCTATTTGGAGTTTGTTGCAAGTTCTGAAGGATCTGTGGTGTATCAGGATTATGCTTGTAATGCGGATAAAGTCAAGTCAAGTATTCATGCCGTAAAAGAACAGTTTCCTAATCAGAAATTGGTCACAATTATTGAATTAAACTCGTATGATAGTTTAGATTCATCGTTTTTGTTACAATATGCGAACTCTATGAGAGAGTCGGATGTATCTGTAGTTTACGTGAATATAAATTCCTGTAAAGAACTTAATAAAGATATAGAAAGTGTCCCTATTAATATCAAGGATAGTTTTAATAGCCCTGATTTAGAGGTTGTTGTAAGCTTAGATGGACTCTATTCTTTTTTGGACGGTGTCAAGTCAAAGGGATACAATTTACTTCTTATGAGTTTAAATAATTATAATGGGGTTAATCTATCAGTGCTGGCTGATCGATTTTTTAGGGATTTTTAGAGAAAAAAATATAATTTAATGTAAATTAAGTTGTAATTTATTATTTTTGTTTAAAATATCTACCAGATGAATGCATTAGGAAAAAAAATCAGATTACTTAGACACCAAAAAGGGTGGAGTCAAGAGGATGTTGCAAAGCGATTGGATATCTCAATCCCAGCATTTTCTAAAATTGAAACAGGGATTACAGATGTGAATTTGTCTCGCCTGAATCAAATCTCAAAATTATTCAATTTGACAGTTGTTCAACTGTTATCTACTTCAGATTCTGAAGAAGATAAGGAATATGTAAATGAGGTAAATGCTTTGACGCAAAAATTACAACAACGCGATAGCGAAGTGATTGAATTGCAGAAGAAAGTTATTGACCTTTATGAGCAATTGCACAAGAGATAGGACATATTAAAATTGTTACTGAAAAGGCAATCCGTAGGGTTGCCTTTTTTTGTTTATGCAACTTTATTTTGGTCAAAAGTGATTTTGTTTTTGTTTCTTTGTAAATATTTTATCAAAAAATAAAGGTTGATTATTTATGGGGAGATTAAACGGGGATATTGCTAATAGCCCGTCGACTGATTTTTTTAAATCAAATGTGTTAGGACAGCGTTCGGGACTCTTTGTCCTATTCTTTACTGAGATGTGGGAGCGTTTTTCGTTCTACGGAATGCGCGTACTCTTAATGCAGTTTCTAACTGCAGCTGTCATTCAAGGTAGTCCATTCTCGGGATGGTCCTGGACAGCTCAACAAGCAGGTGCCCTTTATGGTACATATGCTATGATGCTCTACTTAACGCCTATTCTAGGAGGTATTATTGCAGATAAATATATCGGATCACGTAAAGCAGTTATCATTGGTTCAGCTATTATGACGCTTGGACATGCTGCGATGGCTTTTGATACCTCTATCATGTTTTTCTTTGGGTTATTTTGTCTAGTTATCGGAACAGGCTTTTTTAAACCCAACATGCCCTCTATTCTTGGAGAAATGTATAAAGATCTGCCCGAGAAAAAAGATGGTGCTTATACTATTTTCTACATGGGAGTGAATGCTGGTGCTTTCTTTGGCATGATGTTATGTGGATATATTGCTGAAACCTATGGTTGGCACTGGGGATTTGGATTGGCTGGTATCTTTATGCTTTTGGGAACATTGCAGTTCGTTTTCGCAAAACCGCTAATGGGCAATCTGGGTGTTTTGAATAAGTCTGTGGCTGAAGGGCAGAAAGTTGTTACGGAGGATACCGATACCAGAAATCCATTTACCCTGCGTGATTATGTATTGATAGCTGTAGTCTCTATTATTGGTTTTGTATACGCTTTTAACGATCCCTTGTCTAAGAATGGTATTGTGGACGTATTTTCTCGTTTGGATACTCCTTTTTTAAGAGGTCAGTATATCATGGTAATCGTAGCGTTGATTCTTTTTGTATATCTGATTGTTACTCGAATATTGCGTTACGATAAAGTGGTTAGAGACCGTATGTTTGCCGTAGTACTACTAGCCTTTTTCCTGGTGTTCTTTTTTATGAGTTTTGAACAAGGAGCAACGTCATTGGTTATTGTGGCAAGAGATAATATTGATCGAGTCCTTAGCGGGGCTGCATTGACAACTTTTAATGTGGTGAATGGCTTGTTAACCATCGTCCCTCTTTCAATTATTACTTGGGTTCTGATCAAATTGGCAAAAGTAACCTGGAATAAAATCGCGATCTCCAATATCGTCTTGTTCATTTGTTTTGGCTTGATTTGGGGGGCTGCTATTTGGATGTTATACAAAGAATTTAACAAGGAGGCGTCAGAAATTAAAGTCTCTTGGTTTTCAATCCTAAACTCATTTTTTATTATTGCACTTGCTTCTTCCGTATCCAAAATTTGGGAGTCCAAATACAATCCATCTGCGGCTTTTAAATATGGCTTTGGTCTGATCTTGGTTGCGATTGGGTTTTTGATTATTGGATTAGGATCGATGGGAATAAGTCAAGGTACTAAAATCTCGATGGTATTTTTGGTGCTAACGTATTTGTTCCATACATTGGGTGAATTATTTATTTCGCCTGTAGGTCTATCTTATGTATCGAAATTAGTGCCCGCACGTATGCTTGCTTTTATGTTTGGAATCTGGTATTTGGCAATCGCCATTGCGCAGAAGGTTGCGGCCGTATTAGGAGGACAGGTAGAGACCATTCAAGAGGAACATTCATTGAGCTACTTTTTCTTCTTGTTTACTGCAATTCCAGCTTTAGCAGGCTTGCTAGTAATGCTGTTTAATCCTTTGATTAAGCGATTGATGCACGGAATTAAATAATAAATATGTAAGCTTCTTCCACGAAAGAAGCTTTTTTGATTAATATAAATTAGTATGGAGGTTAGTACAAGGGAGTCGCTAGAAGAGATTCAAAATTTTGAAGGAAAGTATCCTAAGCAATTGTGGTATTTATTTACCATCGAGATGTGGGAGCGATTTTGTTTTTACGGCATGCGAGGTGTTTTGGTCATTTTTATGACAGATCAACTTGGGTTGTTTGAGAAGGATGCCAATCTTAAATATGGTGCCATACAGGCTTTTATATACGCCTTTACGTTTATTGGCGGTATCTTTGCTGATAAGATTTTAGGGTTTAAAAAATCCCTCATCTTTGGCGGATTGATTATGGCAATCGGCAATCTTATCATAGCTTATAATCCACACGACCTTTTTTATTTTGGTATTACTTGTTCTATTATTGGTACGGGCTTCTTTAAGCCTAATATTTCCTCAATGGTTGGTGAGCTTTACAAAGAAGGTGATGTTCGTCGTGACGCTGGATATGGGATGTTTTACGCGGGAATTAATATTGGTGGATTGTTAGGTGGAGCACTGTGTATTTATTTAGGGAAAAATTATTCCTGGAACCTATGCTTTTTAGCCGCTGCCATTGTGATGATCATCGGATTAGTGACTTATTTTTTAATTCGGAGATCAATTGCGCCGATAGGGAATTCTCCATTAGCACATCATTCAAGATCTTCTCGTACAATCAAGGAAAGTTTAGTCATTGCTGGGGCTATCGTCATGTTGCCGATTATTTATGTACTAATTCACAATAGTAATTTTACGGACTATTTTATGTATGGAATCGGTTTTGCTGCAATCGCGTACTTAGGCTTTGAGTTGACGAAATTGAATAATAGTTACCGTAAGAAAGTGATTGCAGCATTGATCTTCATTATTATGTATTTAATTTTTAATACAATTTATGAGCAAAGCGGCGGATCCCTTTCATTGTTTGCAAAGGATAATTTGGTGGACAACCTACTGTTTTTTAAAATAGACCCTAATATTATTAATAATAGTTCAAATTCCTTTTTCATTATTATATTTAGCCCTTTGGTTGGTTTATTGTGGGTATGGCTTGCTAAAAAGAAACTAGAGCCGAATACCATCATTAAATTTGGAATTGGATTTTTATTTCTGGCGTTAGGCTTTTTTCTTTTTTACTCTTTGAGATTTTTTGCAGATGCAGATGGTAAGTCGTCTTTAAATCTATTCACTTTTACCTGGTTGATTATCACCTTTGGTGAACTTTGTTTGGGGCCTATTGGAATGTCCATTATCACGAAGTTGTCACCACAACGTCTGTTTGGTATGATGATGGGCATGTGGTTTTTAGCGAGTGCCTATGGACAGTTCTTTGCGGGTAAAATCGGCGCAGAAATGTCGGAAGCAAATACGGGAGGGACATTGTCGTCTAAACTATTAGCTTACACAGATGGCTATAAAACGTTAGGAATATCTGCATTGATTGCTGGAGTGATATTAATTATCTTCTCTTCATTGGTGAAAAAGTTAATGCAGGAAGTACACTAATCCATAAAATTAGACATAAAAAAAGCTTGATTCAATAATCAAGCTTTTTTTATGTTATCCGTAAATCCATTTAAATTTATAATCTTTTTCCGGAACCTTCATACGGTCTGCAAGTCTAACCAAACGATCGGGTAGCTTAAGCAGATAATCTCTCGCTTTTTCTCCTTTATCATTCAGTCCTGTAATCTGATCGATTTTCCATTCACTATTCAGTTCTTTTAAGATATCAACGTAGTCCAAAGCTGTATATACGCCCAGCCGCTGTGCGGCGTCAGAGAAATGCGCAAATGCCTCTCCTTGAGGCTCGCCTGCTTCTCTTAAAAATTGGGCAGGCATAACTATTTTTTTACGCATCATGTCTTCAAATGCGATCATGACCTCACTTGGATCAACAGTAATTGCTTTTGAAATAAAAGACATATAGGCTTTGGCGTGACGTGCTTCATCAGAAGCGATGACACCACACATTTTTGCCAAAAGTTTATCGCCGCCTTTTTTGGAAAGGCCGGATACACGACGGTGGGAAACATTGGTTGCCAATTCCTGGAATGAAGTATAAATAAAATTCCGGTATGGGTCAGCACCAGTACCGATATCAAAACCATCTTGAATAAGGTATTGTGTAGACATTTCAAATTGGCGCATGTCTATTCTACCCGACAAATAAAGGTATTTGTTCAAAAGATCACCATGACGGTTTTCTTCAGCTGTCCAAGCGCGTACCCATTTCATCCATCCTCCCTGCTCGTTTTTGTCGACATCTTCTACCATAGTCAACCAGGATTCATAAGTCGGAAGAGCCTCCTCGGTGATGGTGTCTCCGACTAATACAGCGACCAAATCATAAGAGAGCTCCTTTGCACTTTCCTGCAACTCTCTTACTTCCTCAAAAAAAGTATCCCTAGAAGAATCGGGAAGAAAATCGGCAGGTTGCCACATTTCTTCAACAGGCTTCAGGTATTCGCTCATCTCATTGAGCATGAACGGTTCCAAATAGGCCATCACTTCTTTACGTGAGCCTTCTGGTAAATTTAGAGGTAATTCTTGCATATTATTACAAAGGTACTAAATAGCATCTATAATTTATAAAAGCTAACTATAATTGTTAAAACGGCAAATTTGCTTTTTTATTGGATAGCGTACCTGGAATGCTATCGATAATGACATAAAAAACAGATTGACCGTCCTGTATTCTATAAAATACTATTAACTTTGTATAAATTATTTAGATAAAGTTGGAAAGATTTAATATAGATAAAATACGTGCTGATTTTCCCATTCTCAAAAGAGAGGTAAACGGTAGGCCATTGGTTTATTTGGATAATGGTGCAACAACCCAGAAACCAAGCGCTGTTATCGATTCGATTGTTCGCTATTATACGGATATGAACAGTAATGTGCACCGT
The genomic region above belongs to Sphingobacterium zeae and contains:
- a CDS encoding Gfo/Idh/MocA family protein, which codes for MDRRNFIRSTAITTAGIGVLSSTDLFAQTNGKIKIGFIGVGLRGRNHVQIALNRDDLEIVAICDTQEESLAQCRKQFNAKGTKLPKEYTGGKESYKKMLSSEKLDAVIIATPWQFHKDQSIDAMKAGLYVGCEVIAGLTVQDHWDVVKVSEETGKPYMTLENVAFRRDVLAVLNMHRQGLFGELLHLEGGYQHDLREVLFNDGKNYYGHGVEYGPKAISEAQWRTQFNIDQDGDLYPTHGLGPIMQFVDINKGNRFTHITSYSSKARGLAAYVNKVAPGHPNGKINYKNGDITQTMLQCANGETMLLTHDTHLPRPYSIGFRVQGTDGIWMDVAKGIHIEGKSKPHTWDPADEWVKKYDHPIWKKYEELANGSGHGGMDWFVFNAFIQSVKQKVQTPIDVYDSVTMSAVFPLSTESIAKGNSTLEFPDFTKGKWKTKKNTFMLDDSGM
- a CDS encoding phosphotransferase enzyme family protein, encoding MSDFNQLVIERAAKQFTLGGDIISVQPFGSGHINDTYRVMTTEYTQVSYLLQRINHHVFPNVDGLMHNIALVTKHLSEKVKVAKGKRVSDHVLTIVPTIDGNLYIQDDPGNYWRMFILIEDTKSYDIVETEIQAAEGGRAFGLFQKQLSDLDASLIIEVLPNFHNIDFRLENLRKAIAKDTCKRVALVKDRLDFIFSREDRMQTILQLGSKGKLPLRITHNDTKFNNVLLDHHDKMQCVIDLDTVMPGYVAYDFGDAIRTIINPVAEDEIDVSKISLNLALYKAYAEGYLEEANDFLTTLEKETLVDGAFLLPFMQGVRFLTDYLEGDHYYKTKYEDHNLVRTNTQLKLVEEMERNEAFMRKVVFDCI
- a CDS encoding carbohydrate-binding family 9-like protein: MKKLTILPIAADLTKNLDYKTLSELMSDLKTQSLSCNNWSESFPYRPEVQFKIGYTAEYLVLQYEVIEEQLRGNYSEANQNVWEDSCVEFFVSFDGCKHYYNIEFNLIGTGLIGYGTAEKAARNRLDTSEIEKVRTFSLIMRNGSDKRWTMIEVIPLSIFKFDELVNLKGKKIHGNFYKCGDHLKQPHFISWNKIENPTPNFHLPQFFGEMVFG
- a CDS encoding type B 50S ribosomal protein L31 — protein: MKKDLHPSNYRLVVFKDMSNDYAFITKSCVDTKETITWEDGNEYPVVKLEISHTSHPFYTGKMKLVDTAGRIDKFRSRYNKK
- a CDS encoding putative sugar nucleotidyl transferase translates to MKISFTDCFDAIHMLDRHISNLTTFNKKALYPLTFIKSCLDLRVGVLTLREKWKKIGSTYSVQFVGNWDHEEGLIFVSENLVPSTALMEALKKIDIGEVLVQDGYVLCCRYTCTGFYRVTEIGCDVSILKGVEDLFLLNGPEITRDFDLLIEDVKLPCISETNQVLGNHIFIAHNVSMECATLNSLHGPIYIDEGVTIMEGAHLRGPLYLGRGSVVKMGTTIYGNVSVGEQAVVGGEIGNSVIGDFSAKGHHGYLGCSVIGDWCNLGAGTSNSNLKNNLKTVAIYDYALNRDRDTGLLKCGSFIGDYTRIGINSALNTGTVIGLASMLADTSFYAKFVPSFAWVFGGRTETYEFDKFIAYLEALYASKGKVLTEQIKDKLIQLNKKYN
- the tpiA gene encoding triose-phosphate isomerase encodes the protein MRKKIVAGNWKMNLDYQSGLSLFSEIINMAKDEVIGNQELVVCSPFIHLSSLGQLSKNVANVNIGAQNIHQAESGAYTGEISASQVKSVGASHVILGHSERRAYFGETDALLASKVDIALKHSLAPIFCIGETKEERESGAFFDVIKTQLTAGLFHLSKEEFGAVVLAYEPVWAIGTGLTASPEQAQEVHNFIRKVLADHYGQEVADDTSILYGGSCNPGNAKELFAQADIDGGLIGGASLKSRDFIDIAKVFNG